The nucleotide window TTGGATGATTCAAACATTCCCCATAATTTCTAACTTTCATTACATTAGAAAGGCTGAAACTTAGTTCATTCCTTTTAACTATTTACATAGTGTGACCATTAATATTGttacaattaataattgtgtttgctggcaaacgaaaaaaaaaaccgacttcaattacaacgacaAGTAATGTGTACGACTGTGTACGACTTGTAACaccattactatatttttagtagtattaaataatGTGCCTGAAGCAAAGCGTGTGAGACtgattacattaataattaacaatgaaTCCATCTTGATCGTGACAATagctttaatatataatttagtttcgGTACTATAATTTAGAATTGTAGACCGATAGATTTTGGAAGTtgactacatatttttaatttcatttgtgtttctataaaaatattttaaataaatgtttgttgagattgtatatttcaaaagaatGATAACTAGATGAGTaaaggtatatatttaaaaaataaaaataatatacatatttaaaaataataaaagttataataatataattaaaaataaaataaaatattttaataatttaattatgataatatattctctcttctcgtgggtgtcgtaagaggcgactaagggataacacagtttcactaccaccttggaacttaataattctgtttgctcgcaaacgaaaaaaaaaccgacttcaattacgtcgacacatcgacaagtaatacaacgtagatcgacgaaaaaatagtcaagaaactacgcgttatcaaagattactcaaaaagtagttatcagatctcgataaaatttatatgtgaccacagaataaacatcagctttcgattaaattgaaaattattaaaatcggtacacccagtaaaaagttatgtggattttcgagagtttcgagagacttattttaattttataaaaaaattgcaacaaACCTGACCTTGATAAATAAGGAAACTACCATACTTTAAAGCCAACACTTCATTCACAAGTTAtctgtttattataaaaacatttacataatttGTTCAAAGTCCTTATAAAAGTATAAGataagaacaaaataaatatattgtgcaGTTATTTTACCTAAAAGATTAGTACAGTATTGGTGTAagtatagatatttaatttatagtggATATTAAAACCAAACAAATTGTGTACTCACAAGTCTGGAAGGCTTTTATAcatcttttttttcattttttttaatacaaatatagttCTATTTGAGTGCTGtgcaatacaataataattaaaacatagtCTCTTTTCAATCTATTACACTTACCTCTGCCACTTTATTGAAACGCACTGCTCTTGGAGCGGCATCATCACTGTCAGTGGCCTCTCCTGCCCTTACTGGGACAAATGTTGAATCacccttaaaaaaataacataactaTTAaagtagataattattattaaataagagAATAAAGAAGGCTTAATTGTGTAAAAAACAGACATACATATCTGTatagagataaaaaataattaaacaataaatgcttcacacagTAGCTTGTAGTGGTGTACGAGAACACTGAGCCAGGTGTCAAGAAACACACAACCCAAAACAGTTGCTGTGACCATGCATCAACAATCTATCAATCTGATATgagtttcttaattatttatatcatataaatagatatgtcttacatataaaaaagaaaaatatatttcaacatacacacactgtcATTGTTACTCATCTGTTTCTAGTTGCAGTCAACACAATGCCTGTATTTTAGGTAGCAGCTGGCTGATattgatacatatatatttttaaatataataataactaaatatataattctgaCTCGAGCTGAGAATAGAGACCACAACCTCacgagcagaaagcagggtcataGCAAAAAgtgccaacaggctagtcaatagtatttttatttgttaacatatatttaacatataacATACCAAGCTGTTGTTAGATTCAGTGTAGAAGGTTTCATCATCTGTCTCTGCCGTGGGTTCTAATAAttgctaaaaaataaataaaataaatattatagtacaTTAATATTGATACATATTAAGTTTACTTCACTAAGAACAGTAGTCTATCCTTGTATTATATTACTTGAatgtctttaaaataaaaaacgatttgttaaaataaatacatttataaagctttaaaaaaagaaggttaTCTGTTGGTAAAGCTTGTATAGTTACTACGGCTTGcttaattaaacattattgATTAAATTGTATTCATACTCTATTGTACactagaaataaattattaaagttgaAAGATAATGAGCTAGGAGAATAGCAAATAACTATGTCACTTCTTCTAGACAATTTATATGGTATTATAGGTATAAGCTCTAACTCATAAGTGacctatttaataattttattattttaacttacagTGTAGTCTGCTGGGCGGCAAGGATCTCTTGTTGGTGGAGTAAAACATAGTACTACAAGATACACAAACAATAAGGAACTCCTTACATATGTCACTAAAAATGGTCTCTCaagttttttttctatgtatatgTACTGAAAAATcgaaaagatttaaatatattttcaaaaataatattaagtaaataactaagaaaaaataatacctTCGTTAGCTCGGATGAAACAACCCACAACACGCTAACAAGAAATAGAATAAATAGTCCAAACGCAAATTTTCGTTTACTAAATGTTTGATCATcatctttgttatttttattgtttgatgtCACTCCAAAATAATTATGGCATAAAGTCAACATGAAgactaaatcaaaaattattcgtatTGAATAAATCTAAATTTAGGGTCTATTTTTGTCCATTTATAATGAGTTAACGACTGTTTAATGGATATTGATAGACACAATGGTTTCTATTATTCATCTATGTATGTAATATCACAATATATTTGTTGAATTAATTTGTCACTACCACCAGCTGCTGTTTTTTTCCTGGTTAAGTGAAAACTTGTTATATTTAAAGCTTTATTAAggctttttttctataatatttagtCAGTATTCTTTTATAGAAATTTCACTGAATGAACAGAAAACCGATCCTGAAGCCTTGACACTGTCAGATGTCAATGTCAAATTTCAAGTGAAAATATGAAAACATAGACTTAAGAATATAGAGCTAAAAGCCATATAACAAAGATTGATAGGGCTAGAATACCGTTAAAAGTTCGGTAGCGTTAATTTTCTCggcatcatcacttcagcctaataagtctactgctggacataggactccaaaagttcgcgccaaaaatgacgtgagctcatgtgttttgcccatagtcaccacgctgggcaggcgggttggtgaccgcaaggctggctttgtcgcaccgaagacgctgctgcccgtcttcggcctgtgtatttcaaagccagcagttggatggttatgccaccatcggtcagctttttaagttccaaggtggtagtggaactgtgttatcccttagtcgtttCTTACTAtaccaacgggaagagaggtggtggtTAAATtcttactgccataaccacacagcacattattacttatactttattgcatatTTACACGTACGTTAAAAAGAAACagaatatattgtttaattaccAAAGGAAAGTATTGACATGTGCCGTGACCGTTCCGCAAACGCATCGTCATACGAACCATAAGTAACGTTACCTACTTATGTACCTTAGTAACGTTAAGAGAACGATACCTAAGTAACGTTATTTTGGAACCATTATACCGGAATATTTTTTGCCAGTATTAACAACttaacgttatatatttttatactgttacCGTTAATTGCTATTGTTACTTATAAAGGTAACGCTGTGTTCataattgtgttatattttGGAAAACAATGATGGAATACTAAAAAATAGGCTACTgttcgttttttattattattttactgttctgtattatgtattttatttaaacagttCCTTtgaatacgtttttttttgttaccaaCTGAATTCAAGTAGATAATAGCGACAAACAGTTAAGAGACAAAAGTAGTCTAACTAGCATAGTAAGCACGGTTTTTCACGCAGAAATACTTAATATtgcatactttaaaaaaaatatttggatgCATTTTTCGTCTGGTAGCCTTGGGAAGATTTGACAGAACATTGACTacctttatatatttgttatatactcTTTGGACAATGGACATTACTACACTCTACTGTctacataatacatatttcGTTGTATCCAACACGACCGTGTCTATGAAGTGACACATCTTTACTTATATACCTGTGTTATATACTCTTTGGTATCCAATTTTATTGAAtgcaacattaaaataattaaattatataggttataaacattttacataaataaacagcattttttataacttaaaattaaggATATTTAAGATGGAGGTGGTCAAATACATTGGAAAGTATCTTAATACGCCAGTTGGGACAGTCTGTTACAATACtgacaaagtaaataaatattattattagcgtACATGTTTTTAACCTTCTATCCAAGACAAGAAAAAAAGTCGCAACgcgacaaataataatataattaattcgcTCTTGTTATTGTCGTGACTTTAATTTtgtcttatattttaaaacaaccgCAAAATACCCTTATTCTTTGTCACCTAAGTTTTCCTGAAAGGGGTAAAGTTTGATTGAAATCggatattttttaatagatgaGCCGTTTTGTGGTGCTAATTTTCTTTTCCAGGTATTAACAACTATATTAGATAAGGAAAATGTAGAAGGGTTTGCTAGTATCATTTTGAAATTAGTAACAAAAAGTGGTGTTACAATGAGTCCAGAGCAAAGACTTCTTAGCTACCAATGGCTAGAACATTTAGCTGTATATAGTAACCAAGCAGTTACTAATCCTACATTTGCTAAGAATTTTTTAcaggtaattaaaatttacccattaataatatgtatttattactattagtaaaattaaaattcattctatttatgaaatattttccaGGGTCTTAATGCTACTCTTGAAaacaatacttatttaattgGAAATCACCTTACTATAACAGATATAGCAGCATACCATGTACTGTATCCATTAATTGTAAGTAAAAtcatcataaataattaaatggtTGATTGAATAAAGGTAAATTATCATTTAAGTAACTAATACAACATAAACATATTGTATAAATTGTTAGGAGATATTTctaattgtataaaagaaaaaaaaaacattccaaaatatttgtattaaacatattatactTTAGgcatatttagtaaaaagtgacTGCACTTTCACTAAGTTTTGGCAATTATGGTTATGTATATTGATTTACCAAAttcttaaaaacttgaaaatacCATTTGACACCAAAtgattaataaaagagtttgaAATTCAGGTTTTATTCTATCTATAGAtgacttaattatttaaatttttttttaaaaagaatgaaAGATGATTATCAAATGTTTCTactctttactttttttattttttttagatacgATAATACCTATGTCATAATTTATACTTCTATACTAAATATAAACtgactcaaaaactactggttcaattttcaaaaattctttcactagtAGAATATTACTTTATCACTgcgtgatataggctatattttatcaaaGGAAAACAGATTAGCCAGAAAAGTGAAAGCTAGTGTTAAATAATCTTAATTGTCTTACAGTCAAATATGTGTAATCatttgaagtaaatatattaacatatttttacaattccTTCTAGGAACGACTTACAGTTTCAGAGCAAGAATCATTACTACATGTTTGTAGGTGGTCAAAGCATGTTCAGTCTCAACCCAAAGTGAGTGAAAACCGGAGTCcattatctttaaatacattGACTCTGTCGCTCCATGCACCAGTAGTCcagtgaagaaaaaaaaatgtattccatttgagatttttttttatcagtaataaaatttgatttgtaccaaaattttaaaattccattgtattttaattattgatatttaaatacattggTAGGGTGATGTATAATTGAATTGCAATTTAATGGTAATGACATaacaataaatgattttaaacactataaaatgtttcattattatcgctacataattttgttattttttatgatgtGTATTGGTTTTGGTGTAAGTATGCAATTAATAGCTTTTTCcttatatcatacatataaagaatatacatgaattttttttaattaaaatgggaATAGTTTTCTGCTTTCACTGTTActaattgttacatttacaattttaattttggaCTTATATTGGACTGTAATTGTATAATCTTAAGGTACCTACATGAAGGTAATTTGTGGGCTAAGGAATCGTAGCGTTTTTACCTGATCTCGTACGGAAAATACTAGAATgcaaatttctatataaaattgatTAGCACAATATTTAAATGACATATTTTACGTTCGTGGCGCAGTTTCGATGCTAAATAACCGCATGACTGGTGATCAGATCAGTGATGTGTTTGAGTCGTAGTGTGAAGCTGCTTTCTGCTCTTATTGTGGGTTCGGTTTCCGTCGCATTTCTAGGTGTtgtatatacctatttatatacgtcttatttgttatatacatttatttaaaaaaatgtatattaatgaaCCGGGTGTTATCTACCTTAGGAACACGAGCAGAGGCTTAGCTACCACCGTATCAGCCGTATTAATGATACGGGGCCTTCGGGATACAGAGGCCTCCTAAcatgtgtaagcaaaaattagtaaaatgttatccaagATGTCACTTAATCTCGTCACTCGTGCTTCCCgggaaaaaaacattaaaaaaaatacgtgccGCTTCCACTTCAGAAAtgacaaaatcaaaaaaagcgATCCCCCTTTTTCCGGTTAAGCGCGCGCTCAAAAGTTGGCAACATCCTACATCGGCTATTGCGATtcatttattatctttaagaACAATTAAATGCTTTGACAACATGCTTAAGAtccgaaatttaaaaataccattttactaaggaactcatggaattattcttgataaaatttactaGTTTTACGGAGGTAATTACAGCACGCTTTCTATTCTTGACACTTCCAGTTACAACCGCAACAACTGAAAGaagttttcaaaactaaaactgataaaaaattacctaaggactTCAATGGGACAGGAACCTATATCAGACTTGTCACTACTGTCTATTCTAGAAAGAAGTGATAACttataatcattaaatatttattttaattgaatgcaagcatttttgtttcttttctgagaaatctttacccttCATGTGGGCTCTccaactaattttgatacaagGCAAGCTACGCCACTGAACACGAGCGTATgtgtatattaaaacatttttgtttgtttatgtgtTTTATATCTCCTGTCTAgccctgctgaaaattccaaataaaaaacgttgatctggattccagatagcccagataaaaattgtatgaaaattttggatcCCCGTTTCAAACCCCTcccatacaaataattattttttatttggaatttacAGCATTGAACTTAAGGGCCTGTAGGCAGCCGCCGTCGCGTCGTGAATAAAATTGTCTTTACgtttctagtttatttttttacgtttattgTCTTTACGTTTTTCAGTTTTACGGCAATCAGTAACAAATCGCTCCTAGTCTACCTATACCAATAGGTTAAGGTTCCCGGAACCAGTCTATTTTGAGAACCAGGATTTTCGGTACTTTGTCTTAACGGAACCAGAACTCCTCCGTTCTTTCGGTACTTTCGGTTCTTTTTAGGTTTTTATTGTATAGAATAAGTGTGTAAAAACCTCTATCGTCCTTCACTAACATCATGGCATGAACTAGAAGTTATACAACACAAAGCAAACATGGTAGATTCCAATCTCTGCGCCGAATTCAAGTATTGAAAATGAGGGAAATGCACGGCCAGTCACCTTGATGTTGTTGATTGTCATTATCTGTTGAGCAATCGCTATTAAAAGTAATGGAGAAGGTATGGCAATCAGCATTAATATCTGAAAGGCCTTTGATAGGTTCTGGTATAAAGCTCCTTTGTATATGTGCTCATGTGGAATATTGTTTTCACCTTTGCAGATGTCTTCTAATATAAACTCTAACTACTAGACTCCATCAAAGCCGGGCATTTCGTGACGTCGTTAATGACCTTTAGGTATTCTTTCATTATCTCTCCATagagactttttttttttttaacaagtcttatacatccacgggcttatgaacccatgtccttttttactctaatacatgcaaatttttatttttatttttttctctatttcaaggtaggcgttagtcaacaacatcgctgttcaagtcagactatgtttgtttttaatgtctccaaaagagacgtgagtccaccgaccggttcttaatctaatctatggtacaacattttttttttttttgtattattattatttccttataatactatacttacttatatctagctaaatcttacattatttacatgcgtaataatcgttttcttagaaatatattttttaatattgtctatattactaccaaacttactcctcccaagcaaagcaacctattcgaattttattttgacatctcgagaatactctcaacgacggcggtgtctctattatgaatcgccatcttgagactatgctcgaggatgtctttttccgtagcctccgccgccctcccgacgaaacgacagatcgcgtcatctctgtagtcggtgtagtagacacaggccttggtgtgtctagtcaccgcgactatcgcgtgcgaaacgctgtcatgtattcacagcctcccactcctcgtctggatgacgatgacactctcactcgtctggccctgcgcctcgtggatagtcaagacacgcgacccctcccctttcccgtatccccggtccaccagcaacttcttctcttcctgcgtgaagACCAGGTATAGGGTCCAGTTCTGTTTTGCAGAGATTTGCGCGCCCGTGAAGCTTTCCACGCGCAGGGAACGGATTATTCATCCATAGAGACTGATTCTACATGAGTTTATACCATCTATAATAATTCTATACACTGGTGAGATTTCTGCAGAACTCGTTGACATAGTTCCACCGTCATATTGTTACCATAGCACCCTTCTCTTCAAGAcacgtatttaattttataatgtggATATCCAGTTTGTATCTCTAGTTCGCTTTAGTATGTATTGcgtaattcaaataaaattccCGAAACTACGAAATCTTGGCAATGAAATTTGATTTTCCGGTTCTGAACCCTACTAGGCTATAGTCACATAAAGTAGCTTTTTGAACacgttttaaaaaaacaataaaagtgaTACATAACACGGTACATTTTATGTATCTCTAAACATTGGGCTATTTGATTTGATGACATAATACCGCTACTGATAACTACCGCACGCTTGATTTTAAAAATGAGGTTCTATCGAATACATAGAATGTAGTAAATGTAACTCGTGACCCTTGGATTCTATTCACATTTTCATGGGTAGATATGGCATagctttttgtaaaaaaatacgtCTGGCTAATtcagtgattattatttttttcatattacttaattataatgcattgattgttatttaagttttactAACATATTGTATTGagcgttacatttattttttcaggCAACTAAGTCTGTACCCTTATGGAAAAAGGAGCCATTGCCGAAGCAGATATACCCACACGATCTGAAAAATGTTAGTTTAGATAAGCCAGTAATATATTTCCCTCAACCATTTTCATTTCCGGGATATccacttatattatatttataatgtgtgggtagtattaaaagaatatataattgtgCAAATTTTATTCCGCTTTGTTTTAAcacaattaatataaacattatatgACTATACTAGTGAAAATACAATTTgattagttattattatgaaGTATTGTATCTTGAAGTCAACCATTTCACTAAATTATCTAcctacctaaaaaaaaaaacttaaaaatacattaaaaaaaaaaacaaaatttaacaaactatataaaaatttgctacatattaacattaggtacattacaagtTTAGATAATGTACCTTGTGTTATTTAGCAAGCTTCATTTAGGCACAATATTTAGTGCACACTAAATCCTAGTGTCTCAGAAGACATCACCTTCCTATATGATCGGCTTTATTACATATTAGGTCATCACTTCTTCattttcatcacttcagcctatcgcagtccactgctggatataggcctcaaGTTCTGTATGTTTtcactcatatgttttgcccatagtcaccacgctgggcaggcgggttggtgaccgcagggctggctttatcgcaccgaagtcttcggcctgtgtatttcaaagccagcagttggatgattatcccacaGGAAACCCCACGGGAaaactcacgggaagagagggggtggctatattattgaTTGCCGTAGCCACAGCCGGTGACAGCGTTTGTATTTGtacctatattattttactgtcgGGAATATGAGGACCAATCATCAATACTGTCTCTGGCATCATTCGCAGTCTTGTCTCAGTCAGCCTCCGACATGATAAACTTTTTTTCATGTACAAACGAGTAGTCTAAGTTGACAGACTAATTACAACAATGATAGTAGGTACTTAGATACATACAATATTATGCTACTGTTAAATACATCATGTATGTATTTGCATACTATATTTTGATGAACTATTACGTAATTGTAAGTAGGTAGCTACTACTTAGGTACTTGTTaggaaataaaatcataaaatataaaaggctTGTCATCTTGGTAAATTGGTCAATGTTGTGCAATAATCATAACAACTATCGTAAATTTTCCGCTTTGGAGGTGTCTTcgtgttttgaaaataaaacaatatcacTGTGGAGTAAACATCCTTAAGGTGAATCATAACGAAAATAATTGGAAAAGAATTTGAAattcatttgttaattttttttttctaaataagtaatcaaatttaatatatatttttttaattatgtcataataattattgtaaaataattatgtaatgttaaataaacaactttaattgtatattaacaatcacttcaaaataaatttaattgcgaaaaatataaattaaaaaaaaatgctagtCATTCTGTTAAAATTAGTAACTTGTCTTTAACTAATTAATGccttagcgcaacggtcacagcactggttttgggttgttgcgctggcggttgcgggttcgatcctcgcacatgccaaacatttgtattggtcatacatgcttgccgtggtctgggatTTTGTCCaatccttgtggatctccccactatgcttcggagagcacgttaagccgtcgatcccggttgttatgatgtacacctgatagcaatcgctactcatagtagggaaccgCAAACCGAAAAACTGAATCCGACAACCTACATAGAGCGGAATCAAATCATATATCTAATTAGTTGTACTAGTACGGTTTCACCctcgttaatttgaggaaaacaCTAAAAtgtagtaagaggcgactaagggataacaaagttccactaccaccttgtaacttaagaagccgaccgatggtgggataactatccaactgctggctttcaaacacacaggccgaagacgagcagcagcgtcttcggtgcgagaaagccagccctgcggtcaccaacccgcctgcccagcgtggtgactatgggcaaaacacatgagttagcGCATTTTTGGcgggaacttgtggaggcctatgtccagcagtggactgcaataggctggaatgatgatgatgatgatgatgatgtactaatattttatatagcctTTATCTAGCCTTTCTTGATTTAATTCCGTACACCGCCATCTATTATTGAGTTTTGGTACTAACTCTTGTTTGCAGAGCCCCTTGATATAATCATTTaacagtttttgaagtaaaacttctttactcacggttgacttggggagtaagctggtgtgatcgggtgaggtaaacggaatttgagagggagatagaagttagtgaagataaaaagagagagttacatttcttatattactgtagggACAACTAAGCactctaaagcacactcgttttttttaaacatacattttttatatggaattttaattgatttacttTTACTGTATAAAAACCAAATTTTAATTTGCCCGTTCGAGCATTTTGCAGGAACTTTCTACTCAGGGTGTTGTGAGATCGATATCCGACCCGCAGCTGTATCGGTTGGCtaaaaacacaagcattaagccTTTCTTaggaaaatatataagtatgtatgtgCTGTTTgtggtttttttgtttgcctaAACGCGCTTATCTTACTACTTgtccgaattgaaaaattattttagtgatgGAAAGTCCGtataccgaggaaggctatataacATTACGCCACGGCCAATAAGAGCTGagcattaataagaaatatgacgcgaaaatatattcttttttgagagcttccgttgAGTGCactgtgtaaaaaaaaagttaaagctaCTCAAAAAATTGTGTATGGCGGATCTGATTGccattaaaagttctaaaaaaagtcgatGATAGCATAATTGTCTATCTTATTTTTGAAGGTTAActcattataaccttttttatgataatcataatcaagtttgttctaaGATAATGCATTATTTGTTAAGGTGATTATATAGACATGATATAAATCCTTGTTCAAATAAgtactttattaattacaagTTACTCTTTGAAGGAAATCGTCCTGATCatcatttgatttcaatgaatacCTTGAAAgatatcatagttttaaaataactccaCGAGGAATTCATCATCATTGGtcttaatccgtctattgcagacgatttaaacagtgtcaCACAAatactgtgtcgcctaggacaatcttcaggaaaacgcagagttgcccaagctctgcgccaccctctcgaccttattggctaggcccacaggaacgatgagtcgatacgtgtggagccagttcggctgcaggagtctttaccatttagagctatgccacgaatgcttgacggagaccccattccggggttcaaatgaagttttccttctccagaaccctgatgattttgagccaggtttatccctcagtcgccttttacgactcccacgggaagaaagggggtggtgctattctactcggccgacaccacacggcatgcACGGCACGGCAGGCACGAGGAATTAATGATTACAAAAAATGAACCGATAATTTTATTGGCTTTATTACCAGGCATACGAATGattacgaattaaaaatacttcatcaaCAAGGAAATTTTACGAAGATAGTAtttgtctttttaaccgacttccaaaaaaggaggacgtttttaattcatttgtattttttaaatgtatgttacttcagaactttacactgggttgaccgatttcggttctatttttaatcgaaaggtggtgcgtgtcatgtggtcccatttaaatttaattgagatctaacaagtactttttaagttatatttagtaatgcgtatttgtttgactatttttcgtgGATCTacatttgtatt belongs to Melitaea cinxia chromosome 17, ilMelCinx1.1, whole genome shotgun sequence and includes:
- the LOC123661491 gene encoding eukaryotic translation elongation factor 1 epsilon-1: MEVVKYIGKYLNTPVGTVCYNTDKVLTTILDKENVEGFASIILKLVTKSGVTMSPEQRLLSYQWLEHLAVYSNQAVTNPTFAKNFLQGLNATLENNTYLIGNHLTITDIAAYHVLYPLIERLTVSEQESLLHVCRWSKHVQSQPKVSENRSPLSLNTLTLSLHAPVVQ